Proteins encoded by one window of Saprospiraceae bacterium:
- a CDS encoding Sir2 family NAD-dependent protein deacetylase, translating into MKYKEMISDALLERIKEKLKGQHRISFLVGAGLSAESGIPTFRGKDGFWVSGSKNYQPEEIGTKAMFDVNAHAVWEWFLFRISMMRESQPNAGHKALVDMQDLLEDRYAAQYRETRTKHCQSSR; encoded by the coding sequence ATGAAATATAAAGAAATGATTTCAGATGCGCTTTTGGAAAGGATAAAGGAAAAACTGAAAGGCCAACACAGGATAAGCTTTCTGGTAGGAGCTGGGCTTTCCGCGGAGAGTGGTATTCCTACATTTAGAGGAAAGGACGGCTTTTGGGTGTCAGGTTCCAAGAACTATCAGCCCGAAGAAATAGGTACAAAAGCTATGTTCGATGTGAATGCGCATGCCGTGTGGGAATGGTTTTTATTTCGTATTTCCATGATGCGGGAATCTCAACCCAATGCAGGACATAAAGCTCTGGTGGACATGCAGGACTTATTGGAAGATAGATATGCAGCTCAATATCGTGAGACAAGAACGAAACATTGCCAGTCTTCGCGCTGA